A stretch of DNA from Natrinema sp. HArc-T2:
CTAGCGACCGATCCGGTGGCCGAAGGAACCGTCGTTTCGGGCGGTGTCGCCGAGGGATCGATCGATGTCGGCGTCCAGCGCTTTCGCTTTTCCGGCGAGATGGCAAACGTCCGACTCGTCGACTGGAACGGCGACCAGGCGCCCGACTCGGCGAGCGTCCCGACGGTTCACGTCGAATACGGCGCACCGCAGCGCTAACGCGTCCCTGTTCGGCAGCCGAAAACGATGATATCGGCTGCCGAGTGACGCCGCGCTCTCGGTCAACTGGTCGAGAATTCGTCACAATACGTCTCGAGTGCGAGCAGCGCGGCCACCGCGTCGAATCAGTCGTCGTCGGTCGCGCCGATGCTCGCGTCGCTGTTTACCGTGGCTGTCATCGAAGGCGGTGCGATCGGTCCATCAGTCGCGCCGAACTCCGGGTTAAAGAGCTGGAGTGCGGTGTGGATAGTACTCCAGTCGTCCTCTGCGGCTGCCTCGCGCAGGCTCTTGGTCGGCGGTGCGAGCAACTGGTTGACCAGCGAGTCGGCCATCGCCTCGACGATCTCGCGTTGCTCTGCGGACACCTCGTCGCCTAACCGTGAGAGCGCCGTTTCGACCTCCTGTTCTTTGATCCGTTCGGCGGACTCGTACATCGCAGCGATGGCCTCGTCGGCGCGGGCGCGCTTGTACTGCTCGATGAGCAACTCGAACTCGTGGTCGATCATCGTCTCGACCTCCTCGGCGGCGTCGGCTCGTTGATCGTGTGTCTCGGCGGTGATCGACTCGAGGTCGTCCAGATCGAACACCTGCACCGCAGGTAACGCGTCGGTCTCCGGCGCGACGTCGCGGGGCTGGCCGAGATCGACGATCACCTGTGAATCCTCCTTCCCCTCGAGATGGTGGGGTTCAACGACTGGCTCGTCGCTGCCGGTCGCCGCGACGACGACATCCGCGCGGGTTGCGACCCGCTCTAGGTCCTCGAGCGAGACGACCGTGGTGTCGGTTTCGTCGTCGACATCGCTGACGAGAGGGGTTGCGCGTGAGACGGTCCGGTTAGCGACGACGAGTTCGTCGATGCCAGCGGCCGTGAGACTCCGAGCGGCGAGCTGTCCCATCTCGCCAGCGCCGACGACCAGCGCAGTCGCCCCCTCGAGATCGATCTCGCGGGCGGCCCGTCGCGTCGCAGCCGAGCCAAGCGAGACGACGCCCTCGTTGATCGCGGTCTCGGTCCGGGCGCGTTCGCCGACGTGGATCGCCTTCGTGACGGCGGCCTCGAGCATCGAGCCGATCCCGCCGGCGTCGCGGGCGTCCTCGTAGGCGGTCCGAACCTGCCCGATAATCTGGTCTTCGCCGATGATTACCGACTCGAGGCCAGCGGCGACACGCAGGAGATGGCGTAAGCTCTCGTTGTGGTCGGTCGTGACGACGGCGTCGTCC
This window harbors:
- the hemA gene encoding glutamyl-tRNA reductase produces the protein MSTGVVTAARVTHRCGTVDQLAAASPESQTTAVTELLTVPDIEEAYVLSTCNRVEAYVVGPDHVVGRAALSEFFAGVEDDAVVTTDHNESLRHLLRVAAGLESVIIGEDQIIGQVRTAYEDARDAGGIGSMLEAAVTKAIHVGERARTETAINEGVVSLGSAATRRAAREIDLEGATALVVGAGEMGQLAARSLTAAGIDELVVANRTVSRATPLVSDVDDETDTTVVSLEDLERVATRADVVVAATGSDEPVVEPHHLEGKEDSQVIVDLGQPRDVAPETDALPAVQVFDLDDLESITAETHDQRADAAEEVETMIDHEFELLIEQYKRARADEAIAAMYESAERIKEQEVETALSRLGDEVSAEQREIVEAMADSLVNQLLAPPTKSLREAAAEDDWSTIHTALQLFNPEFGATDGPIAPPSMTATVNSDASIGATDDD